A single Rhinolophus ferrumequinum isolate MPI-CBG mRhiFer1 chromosome 20, mRhiFer1_v1.p, whole genome shotgun sequence DNA region contains:
- the LOC117012393 gene encoding high mobility group protein B1-like, translated as MGKGDPKKPRGRTSSRAFFVQTCQEEHKKKHPDVSVHVSEFSRCSERGKTTSAKEKGTFEDMAKADKARYQREMKTYIPTKGETKKKFKDPNAPKRPPSALLLFCSEYRPKIKVEHPRLSIGDVAKKLGEMWNVTAAGDTQPYEKKAAELKETYEKDIAAYRAKGKPDVAKKGVVKAEKSKKKKEKEDEEDEEEEVEEVEEEEEEDEDEEEDDDDE; from the coding sequence atgggCAAAGGAGATCCTAAGAAGCCGAGAGGCAGAACGTCATCACGTGCATTCTTTGTGCAAACCTGCCAGGAGGAGCACAAGAAGAAGCACCCAGATGTTTCCGTCCACGTCTCAGAGTTTTCTAGGTGCTCAGAGAGGGGGAAGACCACATctgctaaagaaaaaggaacatttgaaGACATGGCAAAGGCGGACAAGGCCCGttatcaaagagaaatgaaaacttacatccctactaaaggggaaacaaaaaagaagttcAAGGATCCCAATGCACCCAAGAGGCCTCCTTCAGCCCTTCTCTTGTTTTGTTCTGAGTATCGCCCAAAAATCAAAGTAGAGCATCCCCGCCTATCCATTGGTGATGTTGCAAAGAAGCTGGGAGAGATGTGGAATGTCACTGCTGCAGGTGACACACAGCCTTATGAGAAGAAGGCTGCAGAGCTGAAGGAAACATACGAAAAGGATATTGCTGCATACCGAGCTAAAGGAAAGCCTGATGTGGCAAAAAAGGGAGTTGTCAAGgctgaaaagagcaagaaaaagaaggaaaaggaggacgaggaagatgaagaggaggaggtggaggaggtggaggaggaggaggaggaagatgaagatgaagaagaagatgatgatgatgaataa